A genomic window from Fibrobacterota bacterium includes:
- a CDS encoding metallophosphoesterase has translation MQPPSTCHHRPASRLVAVGDIHGNFDGWIRILRQAELLDGRGAWIGGDATLVMTGDVVGRGGYPKRIYLWLRRLMREASAAGGRVEFVLGNHESMSMHHIHSYTTVEEYRDFAPPSELDQFELRSSLATLPSPGGGDPQRNAAMLDISRMQEEPLGWLEFRRALAPTGMVGRWLVRRPNLFIAGKTLFVHGGLHPRYAVGKPEDLDQRIRGELARLVPYFELDARNPALAEDGPHWYRIALRKSEAALTIELEETLGNWNLDRMVVGHTPTFLIDPRSAGKILSKANGRLMCIDVGIGKAYGARLAALELTPDGNATAIYPDGRQLL, from the coding sequence ATGCAACCGCCGTCGACCTGCCATCACCGACCCGCGAGCCGCCTGGTAGCGGTCGGTGACATCCATGGAAACTTCGATGGATGGATCCGGATCCTGCGCCAGGCGGAGCTTCTGGATGGCCGTGGCGCTTGGATCGGAGGAGACGCCACCCTGGTGATGACCGGCGATGTCGTGGGGCGTGGCGGCTACCCCAAGCGCATCTACCTGTGGCTGCGGCGACTCATGCGCGAGGCCTCCGCCGCCGGAGGCCGGGTGGAGTTTGTGCTGGGAAACCACGAGTCGATGTCCATGCACCACATCCATTCCTATACCACCGTCGAAGAATATCGCGACTTCGCCCCCCCCTCCGAGCTGGATCAGTTCGAACTGCGTTCGAGCCTGGCCACCTTGCCCTCCCCGGGCGGCGGAGATCCGCAGCGAAACGCGGCCATGCTCGACATCTCCCGCATGCAGGAGGAACCCTTGGGTTGGTTGGAGTTCCGCCGCGCCCTGGCTCCCACCGGCATGGTCGGCCGCTGGCTGGTCCGGCGCCCCAACCTGTTCATCGCAGGCAAGACGCTTTTTGTCCACGGCGGATTGCACCCGCGCTACGCCGTCGGGAAGCCCGAAGATTTGGACCAGCGCATCCGCGGGGAGCTGGCCCGGCTCGTGCCGTACTTCGAGCTGGACGCCCGCAATCCCGCCCTGGCGGAAGACGGGCCCCACTGGTACCGCATCGCCCTGCGCAAGTCCGAAGCAGCCTTGACGATCGAGCTGGAAGAAACGCTCGGCAACTGGAACCTGGACCGCATGGTGGTGGGCCACACCCCCACCTTCCTGATCGATCCTCGCTCGGCGGGAAAGATCCTGTCGAAGGCCAACGGCCGACTCATGTGCATCGACGTGGGGATCGGCAAGGCCTACGGGGCACGACTGGCCGCCTTGGAGCTGACTCCAGACGGCAACGCCACGGCGATCTATCCGGATGGCCGCCAGCTGCTCTGA
- a CDS encoding NADH-quinone oxidoreductase subunit N yields the protein MLPPVDLLALMGPILLVIVGALATLVVEPFLYRKDKHTFLPWIGVSFLVLAGVALHFVRPGEFGGMFALDAWRGALMGALLLVSAIGLAALQQNLRSDDFPGGEPYVLILLATVGVALMLMASHFIALFMGMEIASLAIYPLVGLRRDHKGSEEAVLKYFSLGAVFSAIFLLGAAMIYGATGSLNFASVMIGPRLGIYLLGYALVTVGLLFKLGVVPFHFWSPDAYAGAPSGVVSFMAGAVKLGAVAVLANLWASHFFGFALHYTGQTMPGVHYPPAPLGVSYPLLGVGAFPEKILILRAWQFVFVYGGLASVVVGSLALLGQSSIRRMMAYSGVANAGFMALALGIFVKHADARFALFYVVVYALGTTGVLAALSAISGRGDIQDDMTALAGAGRKRPLVGLALSVLLASVAGLPFTAGFVAKFQLLAALFTDGRIGMDALGLILPQTMVQHAGILFPLIPVVALLCALVSVAGYFRLLVAVWSEPGTRSKDVEKTSVLLSVTLVLAMLAVLALAINPRAIGF from the coding sequence ATGCTGCCGCCCGTTGATCTGTTGGCCCTGATGGGCCCGATTCTCCTCGTCATCGTGGGCGCGTTGGCCACCTTGGTGGTCGAGCCATTCCTGTACCGCAAGGACAAACACACCTTCCTCCCTTGGATCGGGGTGTCGTTTCTTGTCCTGGCCGGCGTCGCGCTGCACTTCGTGCGGCCCGGCGAATTCGGCGGGATGTTCGCGCTGGATGCCTGGCGCGGGGCCTTGATGGGAGCGCTCCTGTTGGTTTCCGCGATCGGTCTGGCCGCGTTGCAGCAGAACCTGCGCTCGGACGACTTCCCGGGCGGCGAACCATACGTGTTGATCCTTCTGGCCACCGTCGGCGTGGCGCTCATGCTGATGGCCTCGCATTTCATCGCCTTGTTCATGGGCATGGAAATCGCGAGCTTGGCCATCTACCCATTGGTTGGATTGCGCCGCGACCACAAGGGATCGGAAGAGGCCGTCCTCAAGTACTTCTCCTTGGGCGCCGTGTTTTCCGCCATCTTCCTTCTGGGTGCGGCCATGATCTACGGCGCGACGGGCAGTCTGAACTTCGCTTCCGTGATGATCGGTCCCCGGCTGGGAATCTATCTGCTGGGCTATGCCCTCGTGACGGTGGGGTTGTTGTTCAAATTGGGCGTGGTACCCTTCCACTTCTGGAGCCCGGACGCCTACGCCGGAGCTCCCAGTGGCGTGGTGTCGTTCATGGCCGGAGCGGTCAAGCTCGGTGCCGTGGCGGTGCTAGCCAACCTCTGGGCTTCCCACTTCTTCGGCTTCGCGCTCCACTACACCGGACAGACCATGCCGGGAGTGCACTACCCGCCTGCTCCTTTGGGGGTTTCCTATCCATTGCTGGGAGTCGGCGCCTTTCCTGAAAAGATCCTGATCCTGCGCGCTTGGCAGTTCGTCTTCGTGTATGGCGGATTGGCTTCCGTGGTGGTCGGTTCCCTGGCCCTTCTCGGACAATCCTCCATCCGGCGCATGATGGCCTATTCCGGCGTGGCCAACGCCGGCTTCATGGCCCTTGCCTTGGGGATCTTCGTCAAGCATGCCGATGCGCGCTTCGCGTTGTTCTACGTGGTCGTCTACGCGTTGGGCACCACCGGCGTGCTGGCCGCGTTGTCGGCGATTTCCGGCCGCGGAGACATCCAGGACGACATGACCGCTTTGGCCGGCGCCGGACGCAAACGTCCGTTGGTGGGATTGGCTCTGAGCGTCCTGTTGGCTTCCGTGGCAGGTCTTCCCTTCACGGCAGGATTTGTCGCCAAGTTCCAATTGCTCGCCGCCCTGTTCACCGATGGTCGCATCGGGATGGATGCCCTTGGCCTGATCCTGCCGCAGACCATGGTCCAGCATGCGGGGATCCTGTTTCCGCTGATTCCCGTGGTGGCGCTGCTTTGCGCCTTGGTTTCCGTGGCGGGATATTTCCGCTTGCTCGTCGCCGTCTGGTCGGAGCCGGGAACCCGCTCGAAGGATGTGGAAAAGACCTCCGTCCTGCTTTCGGTGACCTTGGTCCTGGCGATGCTGGCGGTGCTGGCTCTGGCGATCAATCCGAGGGCGATCGGCTTCTAA
- a CDS encoding NADH-quinone oxidoreductase subunit M produces the protein MNLHLVLLAPVVASVLTLFLSGRDAGSTLRAALFFALVVAGASFVPLALGETSTELHTWLRPVGGLTVRWGLSSDGLSAWLVALTGVLVPVALVTGRAHVGERLREFAAAVFFLQAGLVGVFLSVDLLQFYAFFEVILLPATVLIAMFGGRERRRAALLFLLFSLAGSIPLFVSIWWMAAEAVRMQMPLSLDLESVRVFLATVDPQVRFWLFAAASLAFLVKLPVVPLHLWQADAYSEGPAAGSALLTGVMAKVGLYGFMRIVLPLFPAERVQYQTFFVVVGLVTMLAGALIALRQREVRRVLAFSSLSHLGLGLAALFTFRPEAIAGVAILIVAHGLSAAALFFLTGIAEGWAKSRHIDDFGSLAKRAPLFAVLFAFAGLASVGLPGTAGFVAEFLMLFSLWKVFGVGVALVAGSTVVLSAAYTLRLLQKMLFGASHSHVESSPDVPALEAFAVAPLLVALLVFGFMPGPILKAGRADLLTRLPSAQAKVVEDASHAAAR, from the coding sequence GTGAACTTGCACCTGGTTTTGCTGGCACCGGTCGTCGCATCGGTGTTGACCCTGTTCCTGTCCGGTCGCGACGCGGGCTCCACGCTGCGCGCCGCCTTGTTCTTCGCTTTGGTGGTGGCCGGAGCGAGTTTCGTTCCGCTGGCACTGGGCGAAACGTCCACGGAACTCCACACCTGGCTTCGGCCTGTGGGTGGTCTCACCGTTCGCTGGGGACTGTCGTCGGATGGTCTTTCCGCATGGCTGGTCGCCCTGACCGGAGTGCTCGTGCCGGTGGCTCTCGTCACGGGGCGCGCCCACGTGGGGGAACGTCTGCGCGAATTCGCCGCGGCCGTGTTCTTCCTGCAGGCGGGATTGGTCGGCGTGTTCCTTTCGGTGGATCTGCTGCAGTTCTATGCCTTCTTCGAAGTGATCCTGCTGCCAGCCACCGTGTTGATCGCGATGTTCGGCGGACGCGAACGTCGTCGGGCCGCCTTGCTGTTCCTGCTGTTTTCGCTGGCCGGCTCCATTCCGCTGTTCGTCTCCATCTGGTGGATGGCGGCGGAAGCTGTCCGGATGCAGATGCCCCTCTCGCTGGATCTGGAATCCGTGCGGGTCTTCCTGGCCACGGTGGATCCCCAGGTGCGCTTTTGGTTGTTCGCCGCCGCGAGCCTGGCCTTTCTGGTGAAGCTTCCGGTGGTGCCCCTGCATCTTTGGCAGGCGGACGCCTATTCCGAAGGCCCGGCAGCCGGCTCCGCGTTGCTCACAGGCGTCATGGCCAAGGTGGGACTCTACGGCTTCATGCGGATCGTACTTCCGCTCTTTCCGGCGGAGAGAGTCCAGTACCAGACCTTCTTCGTGGTGGTGGGTCTGGTCACCATGCTCGCCGGAGCATTGATCGCCCTGCGGCAGCGGGAAGTCCGGCGCGTCCTGGCCTTTTCGTCGCTATCGCACCTTGGGCTGGGGTTGGCTGCCCTCTTCACCTTCCGCCCGGAGGCCATCGCGGGTGTCGCGATCCTCATCGTGGCCCATGGATTGTCCGCCGCAGCGTTGTTCTTCCTCACCGGCATCGCAGAGGGCTGGGCGAAATCCCGCCACATCGACGATTTCGGATCGCTGGCCAAGCGCGCACCGCTGTTCGCCGTGCTGTTCGCCTTCGCAGGGCTCGCTTCGGTGGGACTTCCCGGGACGGCAGGATTTGTCGCCGAGTTCCTGATGCTCTTTTCGCTCTGGAAAGTGTTCGGAGTCGGGGTGGCGCTGGTGGCCGGTTCCACCGTGGTGCTCTCCGCGGCCTACACGCTGAGACTCCTGCAGAAGATGCTCTTCGGCGCCTCCCATTCCCATGTCGAATCGAGCCCGGATGTGCCGGCTCTCGAGGCCTTCGCCGTCGCGCCGCTTCTGGTGGCCCTGCTGGTGTTCGGATTCATGCCCGGTCCCATCTTGAAGGCCGGTCGCGCTGACTTGCTCACACGCTTGCCATCGGCGCAGGCCAAAGTCGTGGAGGATGCTTCCCATGCTGCCGCCCGTTGA
- the nuoL gene encoding NADH-quinone oxidoreductase subunit L produces MTNLLWLLPALPAFGFAINGLLALAGARRTEGPDRGIVGFLAVLFPVLSFLLTLVLWQNLSAATESVRSQSELLGVKLQAPAFAQTMGDWIRAGDLAIDFGFRFDKLTGIMLLFVTGIGSLIHLYSIGYMAHDRGFARFMAYLNLFLANMVVLVLGNGPIVTFLGWEGVGLCSYLLIGFWHHDEANGSAATKAFLVNRVGDLAFLVGIFLLWQIMGGPKSSLTYEAISAWFRDPLHASQLAVPAVAGLLTLSTLLLFVGCTGKSAQIPLLTWLPDAMAGPTPVSALIHAATMVTSGVFLLARMSDVFAMATTTLHVIAWVGALTAAWAAITGLFQHDIKKVLAYSTVSQLGFMFLAAGVGAFDAGIFHVFTHAFFKAVLFLGAGSVIHALSGEQDIRRMGGLVRKLPVTFAAMFAGWYAIVGLPFGAGFWSKDLILERVYVHGGMGLYAIALGSAVITAVYMTRMMILVFWSPSRVDEEVSHHIHESPLSMQVPLWILGVGALCVGFFWADMIHLDWFARQLEDVVGPAQVLLVAHGSTHGPSPWLLAAFGVTAAVVGIAIAFGLFRNGAFRENGREPMGTGPRWWMLAFDGLHTVVGIWPVSLVSWVLDNWIQPLLMGVLRVFGWLVELTGSVARLFQRSRLRTHMALSILGLALLLLFLARELL; encoded by the coding sequence GTGACGAATCTTCTTTGGCTTCTGCCTGCACTGCCGGCTTTCGGATTCGCGATCAACGGACTTCTGGCCTTGGCCGGAGCCCGGCGCACCGAAGGGCCCGACCGGGGGATCGTCGGATTCCTCGCCGTGCTGTTTCCCGTTCTTTCCTTCCTGCTCACGCTGGTGTTGTGGCAGAATCTGTCTGCCGCCACGGAGAGCGTGCGCAGCCAATCCGAACTTCTGGGCGTCAAGCTCCAGGCGCCGGCCTTCGCCCAGACCATGGGCGATTGGATTCGCGCAGGCGACTTGGCCATCGACTTCGGGTTCCGCTTCGACAAGCTGACCGGGATCATGCTCCTGTTCGTGACGGGCATCGGAAGCCTGATCCACCTGTATTCGATCGGGTACATGGCCCACGATCGCGGGTTCGCGCGGTTCATGGCCTACCTCAACCTGTTTCTGGCCAACATGGTGGTGCTTGTGCTGGGCAACGGCCCGATCGTCACCTTCCTGGGTTGGGAAGGCGTGGGGCTGTGCTCGTACCTCCTGATCGGATTCTGGCACCACGACGAAGCCAACGGCTCCGCCGCCACCAAAGCCTTTTTGGTCAACCGCGTCGGCGACCTGGCCTTTCTGGTGGGGATCTTCCTGCTCTGGCAGATCATGGGCGGCCCCAAAAGCTCCCTGACCTACGAGGCGATCTCCGCGTGGTTCCGCGATCCGCTCCACGCCTCGCAATTGGCCGTGCCTGCGGTGGCGGGGCTTCTGACTCTTTCCACCTTGCTTCTGTTCGTGGGATGCACCGGAAAGAGCGCCCAGATTCCGCTTCTGACCTGGTTGCCCGACGCCATGGCCGGCCCGACACCCGTTTCCGCCCTGATCCACGCGGCCACCATGGTGACCTCCGGTGTGTTCCTGCTGGCACGCATGTCCGATGTGTTCGCGATGGCCACCACCACCCTGCATGTCATCGCTTGGGTGGGTGCGCTCACGGCCGCATGGGCGGCGATCACCGGGCTGTTCCAGCACGACATCAAGAAGGTGTTGGCCTATTCCACCGTTTCGCAGTTGGGCTTCATGTTCCTGGCCGCCGGTGTGGGCGCCTTCGATGCGGGCATCTTCCATGTGTTCACCCACGCCTTCTTCAAGGCCGTGCTGTTCCTTGGAGCGGGCTCCGTGATCCACGCGCTTTCCGGCGAGCAGGACATCCGCCGGATGGGCGGATTGGTCCGCAAGCTTCCCGTCACTTTCGCCGCCATGTTCGCGGGATGGTACGCCATCGTGGGCCTGCCCTTCGGCGCCGGATTCTGGTCGAAGGATCTGATCCTGGAGCGTGTCTACGTCCACGGAGGCATGGGTCTGTACGCGATCGCCCTGGGCTCCGCGGTGATCACGGCCGTCTACATGACGCGGATGATGATCCTCGTGTTCTGGTCGCCTTCGCGTGTGGATGAAGAGGTCTCCCACCATATCCATGAATCCCCACTGTCCATGCAGGTTCCTTTGTGGATCCTGGGCGTGGGCGCCTTGTGCGTCGGATTCTTCTGGGCCGACATGATCCATCTGGATTGGTTCGCCCGCCAACTGGAAGACGTGGTGGGTCCCGCCCAGGTGTTGCTGGTCGCGCATGGCTCCACCCATGGCCCATCGCCCTGGTTGCTCGCAGCGTTTGGCGTCACGGCCGCGGTGGTCGGAATCGCGATCGCCTTCGGGCTGTTCCGCAACGGAGCCTTCCGCGAGAACGGTCGCGAGCCCATGGGTACCGGCCCACGCTGGTGGATGCTGGCCTTCGACGGGCTGCACACGGTGGTCGGAATCTGGCCGGTTTCGCTGGTCTCCTGGGTCCTGGACAATTGGATCCAGCCTCTCCTGATGGGTGTTCTCCGGGTCTTCGGCTGGTTGGTGGAGTTGACAGGTTCTGTTGCACGCCTGTTCCAGCGCTCGCGGCTGCGCACCCACATGGCCCTGTCCATCCTCGGCTTGGCCCTCCTTCTCCTTTTCCTGGCAAGGGAGCTCCTGTGA
- the nuoK gene encoding NADH-quinone oxidoreductase subunit NuoK, translating into MSFIPTQSLILAGFLFSIGLATVLVKRNLFFVLMGVELMLNAANLSFLAWSRTFSGPAGLDGQVAPLFSIAVAAAEACVGLAMLLSVFRSKETLDTDRFDRMKE; encoded by the coding sequence ATGAGCTTCATCCCCACCCAGAGTCTGATCCTCGCGGGGTTCCTTTTTTCGATCGGCCTCGCGACCGTTCTTGTCAAGCGGAACCTCTTTTTCGTGCTGATGGGGGTCGAGCTGATGCTCAACGCCGCCAATCTCAGTTTCCTGGCCTGGTCGCGGACCTTTTCGGGTCCGGCCGGATTGGATGGGCAAGTGGCGCCGTTGTTTTCCATTGCCGTGGCCGCCGCGGAGGCCTGCGTGGGCCTGGCGATGCTGCTTTCGGTCTTCCGATCCAAGGAAACCTTGGACACCGACCGTTTCGACCGGATGAAGGAGTGA
- a CDS encoding NADH-quinone oxidoreductase subunit J, protein MIEQIYFAIFAFVAVGCALGVLVSRHPIHGAMSLIGLMVALSGVYSLMASPFLATLQILVYAGAIMMLVIFVIMVLNSAKDASTPRFDLPALVGIFPALAIGAVITRIVLAWDAKDGQQVAESMAKVPAERGTVDAISKVLFGGQQTSGWAILFLAVGLLLLTAIVGAVLLAKRRLDKAPADPTPAHGGHG, encoded by the coding sequence ATGATCGAGCAGATCTACTTCGCGATCTTCGCGTTCGTCGCGGTGGGATGCGCCTTGGGGGTGCTGGTCTCGCGCCACCCGATCCACGGCGCGATGTCGCTGATCGGATTGATGGTGGCGTTGTCGGGGGTCTACTCCCTGATGGCATCGCCCTTCTTGGCCACCTTGCAGATTCTGGTCTACGCGGGCGCCATCATGATGTTGGTGATCTTCGTGATCATGGTGCTCAACAGCGCCAAGGACGCCAGTACGCCAAGGTTTGACCTGCCCGCCTTGGTCGGGATCTTTCCCGCACTGGCGATCGGCGCGGTGATCACCCGCATCGTCCTGGCCTGGGACGCCAAGGACGGTCAGCAGGTGGCTGAATCGATGGCCAAGGTTCCTGCCGAGCGCGGCACGGTGGACGCCATTTCCAAGGTGTTGTTCGGTGGTCAGCAAACCTCCGGATGGGCCATTCTCTTCTTGGCGGTGGGGCTTCTGCTTCTGACCGCCATCGTGGGTGCCGTTCTGCTGGCCAAGCGTCGGCTGGACAAGGCGCCCGCCGACCCAACTCCCGCCCACGGAGGGCACGGATGA
- a CDS encoding NADH-quinone oxidoreductase subunit I, whose protein sequence is MTLAEKAYVPEIVKGLKVTMGHFLRGLFTPETLPVQSYPETPSVIPRNYRAKHRLMKRPDGEPRCVACMMCSTACPANCITIQAGESADDRIEKKPVKFEIDLLVCVFCGLCAEACPVDAIRMDTRIVALAADSREKFKVGLKDLMSWEPKDYPDNDTQSQKAPGGLLNAEARKQWGIS, encoded by the coding sequence ATGACGCTCGCGGAGAAGGCCTATGTGCCGGAAATCGTCAAAGGACTCAAGGTGACCATGGGTCACTTCCTGAGGGGCCTGTTCACGCCGGAAACGCTTCCGGTGCAGAGCTATCCGGAAACCCCTTCGGTGATCCCGCGAAACTACCGCGCCAAGCACCGCCTGATGAAGCGGCCCGATGGCGAACCGCGCTGCGTGGCGTGCATGATGTGCTCCACGGCCTGCCCGGCCAACTGCATCACCATCCAGGCGGGTGAATCGGCCGACGACCGCATCGAGAAGAAGCCGGTCAAGTTCGAGATCGACTTGCTGGTTTGCGTTTTCTGCGGCCTGTGCGCCGAAGCCTGTCCGGTGGACGCCATCCGCATGGACACGCGCATCGTGGCCTTGGCCGCCGACAGCCGCGAAAAGTTCAAGGTGGGCCTCAAGGACCTGATGAGCTGGGAGCCCAAGGATTATCCGGACAACGACACCCAGAGCCAGAAGGCGCCGGGCGGACTCCTCAACGCCGAAGCCAGGAAGCAGTGGGGGATTTCATGA
- a CDS encoding NADH-quinone oxidoreductase subunit H, translated as MIDFDLPFLLTIAKFALVFIPLCLIPICIFMERKGASLMQDRYGPNRANIPLLGGIRLFGFVQNLPDGIKLFTKENFIPRGAHTFWYLLAPMIPLAVALLTPSVIPWFGPMVVEGAHGLATVSGQILDADSGVLVLFALSGLSIYGVVLGAWASNSKYALLGGMRASAQMISYEVSMGLSAAGIFLIVGSFSLTQIVEWQAAHTWGIVVQPVGFVLFLTSLFAETGRAPFDMAEGESEIVAGYFVEYSAIRFGLFYMGEYAHIAIAGALLSTLFLGGYQIPFMDTEAVRASLGYVSGAIVAVLGLSCLGIAYMVRRWAKIYSKIQATDAVDRKREYGILNGAFSVIGLGLLAVAAALMVLVHPAKVGLGAADIWPLWVNLGTAAVQVGTLVVKILAVCWIFVWVRWTLPRFRYDQVMALGWKIMLNIALVNLLVTAVVAKLVKG; from the coding sequence TTGATCGACTTCGATCTTCCGTTCTTGCTCACCATCGCGAAGTTCGCGTTGGTTTTCATCCCCCTGTGCCTGATCCCGATCTGCATCTTCATGGAGCGCAAGGGCGCTTCGCTCATGCAGGACCGCTATGGTCCCAACCGGGCGAACATCCCGCTTCTGGGTGGAATCCGTCTGTTCGGGTTCGTGCAAAACCTGCCCGACGGGATCAAGCTGTTCACCAAGGAAAACTTCATTCCTCGCGGTGCGCACACCTTCTGGTACCTGCTGGCTCCCATGATCCCGCTGGCCGTGGCCTTGCTCACGCCTTCGGTGATTCCGTGGTTCGGACCCATGGTGGTGGAAGGCGCCCATGGTTTGGCCACCGTTTCCGGACAAATTCTGGACGCGGATTCCGGCGTGCTGGTCCTGTTCGCCCTTTCGGGATTGTCCATCTACGGCGTGGTGCTGGGAGCGTGGGCATCGAACTCCAAATACGCCTTGCTGGGCGGTATGCGCGCCAGCGCCCAGATGATCTCCTACGAAGTCAGCATGGGGCTTTCGGCGGCGGGAATCTTCCTGATCGTGGGAAGCTTTTCCCTGACGCAGATCGTGGAGTGGCAGGCCGCCCATACCTGGGGCATTGTTGTCCAGCCCGTGGGCTTCGTGCTGTTTCTCACTTCGCTGTTCGCCGAGACGGGACGCGCTCCCTTCGACATGGCCGAAGGCGAATCCGAAATCGTGGCCGGTTACTTCGTGGAATACTCGGCCATCCGGTTCGGGCTCTTCTACATGGGTGAATACGCCCACATCGCCATCGCGGGGGCTCTGCTGAGCACCTTGTTCCTGGGTGGATACCAGATTCCGTTCATGGATACGGAAGCGGTTCGCGCCAGCCTCGGCTACGTGTCCGGCGCCATCGTGGCCGTCCTGGGCCTCAGTTGCCTGGGCATCGCCTACATGGTGCGCCGTTGGGCCAAGATCTATTCCAAGATCCAGGCCACCGACGCCGTCGATCGCAAACGCGAATACGGCATCCTCAACGGGGCGTTTTCCGTCATCGGCCTGGGGCTTTTGGCCGTTGCCGCCGCCTTGATGGTTCTGGTCCACCCCGCCAAGGTGGGGCTGGGTGCCGCCGACATCTGGCCGCTTTGGGTGAACCTCGGGACCGCCGCGGTCCAGGTGGGAACCCTCGTGGTCAAGATCCTCGCCGTCTGCTGGATCTTCGTGTGGGTGCGCTGGACCTTGCCGCGCTTTCGCTACGACCAGGTCATGGCCCTGGGTTGGAAGATCATGCTGAACATCGCCCTCGTGAACCTTCTGGTCACCGCCGTGGTGGCCAAGCTGGTGAAAGGCTAA